GTAGCGCGCACCCAGGGTGTTGATCCAGCCAAACGTCTCGCCCAGCGAGATCACGTCGCCCGGCTTGATTGACTTGTCGAGCAGTATGATCACGCCCGACACAAGGTTCGAGACGACCTTTTGCAGGCCAAAGCCAAGGCCGACACCAATGGCACCCGACAGCACCGCAAGGCCGGTCAGGTCGATGCCCACCGCCTTGATCCCGATGTAGAAGGCGATGCCGTAGAATGCGATCTGCAGCACCTTGACGATCAGCACCCGCATCGAGGGTGAGATGTCTTCGTTCGACTGGATGCGTTGCGATGTTGTCGTCGTGATGAACCGCGCCAACGCGATCAGCACGCCCATGATCACCAGCGCCTGCACCACAAGCAGCAACGACAGCCGCAGCTCGCCCAGCTCGATGGCCGCGCTGTCCAGGATGCTCGCGGCTTCCGACGTGATGCCCAGAATTTCGAGTGTGACGTAGATCCACGCTCCATACCGTACGGCCATGCGCAGGAATTTCGACCGGATCAATCGCGTGGCGAACACAACCAGCAACCAGGCCGTCGCCAGCGTCGCTATGATGCCAAGCAGGTAAGATCGGCTCGGCCATGTGACCTCGCGCATGATCATCACGGCCATCCAAAGGAGCGCCACAAAGAAGATCGGCCTAAGCCGCTGGTGCACCACAACGAGGATACGCATGCGCCATTTCGGCCAGCCCTCACGCGTGCCCATCCATGTCCGGATGGGTGGGCCAAGAAGCTGACGTAGGATATGCGCCAGCGCCCAGAGCCCGATGGCGATCCCGATCTGATAGGCATTCCACGGCCGCATCAGCGACATCGCGAAGGTTTCGCCCTGCTCCAGCAGCGATTGCCCAAGGCTGATCAGCTCCGCGACG
The nucleotide sequence above comes from Litoreibacter ponti. Encoded proteins:
- a CDS encoding mechanosensitive ion channel family protein produces the protein MTTHNGLTEEQIRAMDGTSAPVPQPDAEPELIPEQPVAELISLGQSLLEQGETFAMSLMRPWNAYQIGIAIGLWALAHILRQLLGPPIRTWMGTREGWPKWRMRILVVVHQRLRPIFFVALLWMAVMIMREVTWPSRSYLLGIIATLATAWLLVVFATRLIRSKFLRMAVRYGAWIYVTLEILGITSEAASILDSAAIELGELRLSLLLVVQALVIMGVLIALARFITTTTSQRIQSNEDISPSMRVLIVKVLQIAFYGIAFYIGIKAVGIDLTGLAVLSGAIGVGLGFGLQKVVSNLVSGVIILLDKSIKPGDVISLGETFGWINTLGARYASVVTRDGKEYLIPNEDLITNQVVNWSHSNDFVRLDIYFGTAYSDDPHVVRKLAIEAASGVDRVLAFKPPVCHIVGFGDSSVDYILRFWIRDPTGGLTNIRGNVYLALWDAFQEHDISIPFPQREVKVMGGEMPKALD